One window of the Sulfitobacter sp. OXR-159 genome contains the following:
- the merF gene encoding mercury resistance system transport protein MerF, translated as MTDMNNNNEPTTLLRRGLIGSVFAAICCFTPFLVLIVAGVGLSAVVGWLDYALFPMLFASLSAVAYALWQQAGRPGHSPKALLIGLAVVLSALLFWLEFRFALRISVAAALAVAGYALWLRKSGSSAVSRIKRNWHKERNRYDQDL; from the coding sequence ATGACAGACATGAACAATAACAATGAACCCACGACCCTTTTGCGGCGCGGCCTCATCGGCAGCGTATTTGCGGCGATCTGTTGCTTCACGCCGTTCCTGGTGCTGATCGTCGCCGGGGTCGGACTTTCTGCCGTTGTTGGTTGGCTCGACTACGCGCTTTTCCCGATGCTCTTCGCCTCGCTGAGTGCGGTTGCATATGCCCTGTGGCAGCAAGCCGGCAGACCAGGGCACAGTCCGAAAGCCCTTCTCATCGGCTTGGCGGTTGTTCTTTCGGCTCTGCTGTTCTGGCTGGAGTTCCGCTTTGCTCTGCGGATCTCGGTTGCCGCCGCTTTGGCGGTGGCGGGATATGCGCTCTGGCTCAGAAAATCAGGCAGTTCAGCAGTGAGCCGGATCAAGAGAAACTGGCACAAGGAAAGGAACAGGTATGACCAAGACCTATGA
- a CDS encoding mercuric transporter MerT family protein, protein MTETTSADRQTAMDETGAADKKAWTTTWLGALGALAMTSCCILPLVLVSFGVTGVFIAQLGVLYQYKWITFALSAACIGYGFYKAYRPIPTEACADGTCARPMNRKLMRSILWIATAIVTVAMIFPYLTPYLLSY, encoded by the coding sequence ATGACTGAAACCACATCCGCCGACCGGCAGACGGCAATGGACGAAACAGGGGCTGCCGACAAAAAGGCATGGACGACAACCTGGCTCGGCGCGCTTGGCGCGCTGGCGATGACCTCATGCTGCATCCTGCCGCTGGTGCTGGTCAGCTTCGGCGTTACCGGCGTTTTCATTGCGCAGCTGGGCGTTCTCTACCAGTACAAATGGATCACCTTCGCGCTGAGTGCCGCCTGCATCGGCTATGGATTCTACAAGGCCTACCGTCCGATCCCGACTGAGGCCTGCGCGGATGGCACCTGCGCGCGCCCCATGAACCGGAAACTCATGCGATCCATTCTTTGGATTGCCACCGCCATCGTCACCGTCGCGATGATCTTTCCCTATCTCACCCCATACCTTCTGTCCTACTGA
- a CDS encoding heavy-metal-associated domain-containing protein gives MKSLHLALAVVGTLAASPASAAEQRINIGVGELTCPTCSYTVAAAMRGVPSVEIIDFMEGEEFGTGTYIVAFDDEAADQDMIVEAIRATGYSADIVESGDF, from the coding sequence ATGAAGTCACTCCATCTTGCCCTTGCGGTCGTTGGCACTCTCGCAGCTTCCCCCGCCAGCGCCGCCGAACAGCGCATCAATATCGGGGTAGGCGAACTGACATGCCCGACCTGCTCCTACACGGTGGCGGCGGCCATGCGGGGCGTTCCCTCGGTCGAGATCATCGACTTCATGGAAGGAGAGGAATTCGGCACCGGCACCTACATCGTCGCCTTTGATGACGAGGCCGCCGATCAGGACATGATCGTCGAAGCAATCCGCGCCACCGGCTATTCGGCGGACATCGTCGAGTCCGGCGATTTCTGA
- a CDS encoding dihydrolipoyl dehydrogenase family protein, which translates to MTKTYDLIVIGGGTAGNGVARMAADAGWSVASIDSEPHGGTCALRGCDPKKMLVAVTEGVEWAENMEGKGLEAQPSVNWPDMIAFKRSFTEAMPPRIEAGLEKAGIDVLHGLARFTGPNTIELNGETLTAKHFHIATGARPMTLNIPGEEHLTTSTEFLELPERPNRIAFVGGGFIAMEFAHIVKRAGAREVTVLEMMDRPLGPFDPDLVAMLVEATEELGVDLRTKAKVAKIEKQGDEFTVTVETPDGTETITCDLVVHGTGRVPNIDRLNLEAAGVEYSRRGIKVSDAMRTTNPAIFAAGDCAASGPKLTPVSAFEGRVAGKNLLAGEDERTVDYPPIPSVVFTLPMVATVGLSEAVAREQGLKFDTHFEKTGDWYSSLRVGAKHTGFKVLVEEGSGQILGAHLIGPGSEEQINLFAMAMGAGQTANQIKAMIFAYPSYASDIGSMV; encoded by the coding sequence ATGACCAAGACCTATGACCTCATCGTGATCGGCGGCGGCACCGCTGGAAATGGCGTCGCCCGGATGGCCGCGGATGCAGGCTGGAGCGTCGCCAGCATCGACAGCGAACCCCATGGCGGCACCTGCGCCCTGCGCGGCTGCGACCCCAAGAAAATGCTGGTCGCGGTCACCGAGGGTGTCGAATGGGCCGAAAACATGGAAGGCAAGGGGCTGGAGGCGCAACCTTCGGTCAACTGGCCCGACATGATCGCCTTCAAGCGCAGCTTCACCGAAGCTATGCCACCGCGCATCGAAGCCGGGTTGGAAAAAGCGGGGATCGACGTCTTGCATGGGCTGGCACGGTTCACCGGCCCCAATACGATCGAGTTGAACGGCGAGACCCTGACCGCGAAGCATTTTCATATCGCCACCGGCGCGCGGCCGATGACGCTGAACATCCCGGGCGAAGAGCATCTGACCACCAGCACCGAATTCCTGGAACTGCCTGAGCGACCGAACCGCATCGCCTTTGTCGGCGGCGGCTTCATCGCCATGGAATTCGCCCATATTGTCAAGCGGGCGGGCGCGCGCGAAGTGACAGTGCTGGAGATGATGGACCGCCCCTTGGGTCCTTTCGATCCCGACTTGGTCGCAATGCTGGTTGAGGCAACCGAAGAGCTCGGCGTCGATCTCCGCACCAAGGCGAAGGTGGCGAAGATCGAAAAGCAGGGCGACGAATTCACCGTCACGGTGGAAACTCCCGACGGCACCGAAACGATCACTTGCGATCTGGTGGTGCATGGCACGGGCCGGGTGCCCAATATCGATCGCCTTAACCTTGAGGCCGCCGGCGTCGAATACTCACGCCGTGGCATCAAGGTGAGCGACGCGATGCGCACCACCAATCCGGCGATCTTCGCCGCGGGCGACTGCGCTGCCAGTGGGCCCAAGCTGACCCCGGTGTCCGCCTTCGAAGGGCGTGTGGCAGGCAAGAACCTGCTGGCTGGAGAAGACGAGCGTACCGTGGATTATCCGCCGATCCCGTCGGTAGTCTTCACCCTCCCGATGGTGGCCACCGTGGGCTTGTCGGAAGCGGTGGCCAGGGAACAGGGGCTGAAGTTCGACACCCATTTCGAAAAGACAGGGGACTGGTATTCGTCGCTGCGCGTCGGCGCGAAACATACCGGATTCAAGGTTCTTGTCGAAGAGGGCAGCGGACAGATCCTCGGCGCGCATCTGATCGGGCCGGGCTCCGAGGAGCAGATCAATCTTTTCGCCATGGCCATGGGTGCCGGGCAGACCGCCAACCAGATCAAGGCCATGATTTTCGCCTATCCGAGCTATGCCTCCGACATCGGTTCGATGGTGTGA